A stretch of Spirosoma oryzicola DNA encodes these proteins:
- a CDS encoding ABC transporter permease, with the protein MDDKLPTPPAWADRLLKWVCPPELLEELLGDLHEQFADQVIAVGEQKARQDYLLEVIKFVRPYFIRQRAVQLLTQKTTLPDSLTTANNISNRSIHSQHKASDYPRPLLVSPDMLRNYLKIAFRTLWKSKGYAAINVVGLSVAFCICSFLFLTAYLQLTFDQFHQDSDRIFQAYLFSNDPQKVSRTGTLPLPLMPALKADYPEIEAATRLVTGRKSLVEVKGRYFDKLVSMTDPDFLKIFSFPLIKGNRANALNNLSSIVLSESMARAAFGTEDPIGKPVKVGSDNTVKQYIVSGVIRDAPYNSSIRYDALVRVENAPSYQTEKENWSAFFHPVFVKLPARVDPTTLEERLKPFTQKYFPGNLEELVKKGAKPDQRGDIMAVRLQKLTNVHFDRDISNGRGAPIAVVYVLLGIAFFILLIACINFINLNIARSFTRAREVGVRKSLGALKNQLFVQIGGEATLICLIGFLVGLLLTYLLFPQFNATFDSRLSFDYLLQPGFVALMLSVFILVALVAGGYPAWQMTKFNAVEVLKGKISMKRPGILRNSLIVTQFAMSCLLACCTIIAAQQVDYLRTRPLGFQKEQVISIPVGNQVNGRQVLQRLRNKLATDPAVLAVTGTGVNLGQGKDRVSSRSTIGFTYKGKKIATDWLLVDYDYVKTLNIRMLSGRDFNRAYAADSVDRVVVTESLAKQLGETNPVGTYFRDDEDTTGAKSQIIGVVADFHLYSVADEKNPIMMHVSHSEPIHYIFVRVSESSLAVAMDKLKSVWNEVAPQAEFMGSFLDENVDAWYQNEEMLSRLFSLASGIAILLSCLGLFAIALMAIEQRTKEIGIRKVMGASIPSLIVVLSQDFVKLVIIALAISTPIAWLGMQSWLTNYTEHVAISVWVFVLVGLGAVLIALATISIHSVKAALMNPVKSLRSE; encoded by the coding sequence ATGGATGATAAGCTGCCAACTCCTCCGGCCTGGGCCGATCGCTTACTTAAATGGGTGTGCCCGCCCGAACTGCTGGAAGAACTGCTAGGTGATCTGCACGAGCAGTTTGCCGATCAGGTAATAGCGGTTGGCGAGCAAAAGGCGCGACAGGATTATCTGCTCGAAGTGATCAAGTTTGTTCGTCCCTACTTCATTCGGCAACGGGCTGTCCAACTTTTAACGCAAAAAACGACGCTACCCGATTCCTTAACGACGGCTAACAACATAAGCAATAGATCGATCCACTCTCAGCACAAAGCAAGTGATTACCCAAGACCTCTTTTAGTAAGCCCCGATATGCTACGCAATTATTTGAAAATCGCCTTCCGTACTCTTTGGAAGAGTAAAGGCTACGCGGCTATCAATGTGGTTGGACTGTCCGTTGCCTTCTGCATCTGTTCCTTTCTGTTTCTGACGGCCTACCTGCAACTGACGTTTGATCAGTTTCATCAGGACAGCGACCGGATTTTTCAGGCGTATCTTTTTTCGAATGACCCCCAAAAAGTGAGCAGGACGGGTACTTTGCCGCTGCCGCTGATGCCCGCCCTGAAAGCCGATTATCCAGAAATTGAAGCCGCCACCCGGCTGGTAACAGGTCGGAAGAGTCTGGTCGAAGTGAAGGGCAGGTATTTCGACAAGCTGGTCTCGATGACCGATCCCGATTTTTTGAAAATCTTTTCGTTTCCACTCATCAAAGGCAATCGGGCAAACGCGCTCAATAACCTGAGTAGTATCGTGCTCAGCGAAAGCATGGCCAGGGCAGCCTTCGGTACCGAAGATCCCATTGGTAAGCCCGTAAAAGTCGGTAGTGACAACACCGTTAAACAATACATTGTCAGCGGTGTGATCCGTGATGCACCTTACAATTCATCGATTCGGTACGATGCGTTGGTCCGGGTGGAGAACGCACCCAGCTACCAAACCGAAAAAGAAAATTGGAGCGCTTTTTTTCATCCCGTATTCGTCAAATTGCCCGCCCGCGTTGATCCAACTACGTTGGAGGAGCGATTGAAGCCGTTTACGCAAAAATACTTTCCGGGCAATCTGGAAGAGCTTGTCAAGAAGGGAGCCAAGCCCGACCAACGGGGCGATATAATGGCTGTTCGGCTGCAAAAACTAACCAACGTTCATTTTGACCGTGACATATCGAACGGGCGAGGAGCACCAATAGCCGTTGTTTATGTGCTGTTAGGCATCGCTTTTTTTATTCTGTTGATTGCCTGTATCAACTTCATCAACCTGAACATTGCCCGGTCGTTTACCCGCGCTCGTGAGGTGGGCGTGCGTAAGTCGTTAGGCGCGCTGAAAAATCAACTTTTTGTGCAGATCGGCGGAGAGGCTACCTTGATTTGTCTGATCGGCTTTCTGGTTGGTCTGCTGCTTACTTACCTGCTTTTCCCGCAATTTAACGCTACGTTCGACTCCCGACTGTCGTTCGATTACCTGCTTCAACCGGGTTTTGTCGCGCTGATGCTGAGCGTTTTTATTCTGGTAGCGTTGGTAGCGGGCGGTTACCCGGCTTGGCAAATGACCAAGTTCAACGCAGTGGAGGTACTGAAAGGAAAAATCTCCATGAAACGTCCCGGCATCTTGCGGAACTCACTCATCGTTACCCAGTTTGCCATGTCCTGTCTGCTGGCTTGCTGTACCATCATTGCCGCTCAGCAAGTTGATTATCTGCGAACAAGGCCACTCGGCTTTCAGAAAGAACAGGTGATCAGCATTCCGGTTGGCAATCAGGTCAATGGGCGTCAGGTGTTACAACGCTTGCGAAACAAACTGGCTACCGACCCGGCTGTGCTGGCGGTTACTGGTACGGGCGTCAATTTGGGGCAGGGAAAAGATCGTGTCAGTTCGCGGTCAACGATTGGATTTACCTACAAAGGCAAAAAGATCGCTACGGATTGGCTGCTGGTTGACTACGATTATGTCAAAACGTTGAACATCAGGATGCTATCGGGTCGGGATTTTAACCGGGCTTATGCCGCCGACTCCGTGGATCGGGTGGTCGTTACGGAAAGTTTGGCCAAGCAACTTGGAGAGACTAATCCCGTCGGAACTTATTTCCGGGATGATGAAGACACGACGGGGGCCAAGTCGCAGATTATAGGCGTCGTTGCTGACTTTCACCTGTATTCGGTTGCTGACGAAAAGAACCCGATTATGATGCACGTTTCGCATTCGGAGCCCATTCACTACATTTTTGTTCGCGTGTCGGAGTCGAGTTTGGCGGTGGCAATGGATAAACTGAAAAGCGTCTGGAACGAAGTCGCTCCGCAGGCCGAATTTATGGGCTCGTTCCTGGACGAAAACGTGGATGCGTGGTATCAGAATGAAGAAATGCTTTCCCGGCTGTTCAGCCTGGCCTCGGGCATTGCCATCCTATTGTCCTGTCTGGGGTTGTTCGCTATAGCCCTGATGGCGATTGAGCAGCGAACCAAGGAAATCGGCATCCGGAAAGTGATGGGAGCCAGCATCCCCAGCCTGATTGTGGTACTCTCGCAGGATTTTGTCAAGCTGGTGATCATTGCGTTGGCTATTTCTACACCGATAGCCTGGCTGGGTATGCAGTCCTGGCTTACTAATTACACGGAGCACGTTGCCATAAGCGTGTGGGTTTTCGTTCTGGTTGGTCTTGGGGCTGTGCTCATTGCGCTGGCAACAATAAGTATTCATAGCGTTAAGGCGGCATTGATGAATCCGGTGAAAAGTCTACGCAGCGAATAA